The genomic segment AACGGCCGCTCCAAGATTCAAAATAAATTGTATCACTGATTGTAATGACTCCATTTTTCCACGCTCCCTTTTCTAGCTTGTTTATTTTAAGGCGTTAATTAGTTTTTCTGTCTCTTCTTCCATGCCCATACCAGTTAAAAAAGCAATTCCGTTTAGAGTTGGAATATCATATTCTTTATTTGCTTTGGTAATTGCGACATAGACATCACTCGTTCTAACATGTTGGTCGAGTGACTTAATATCAACGGCTTCCACAGTTGCGCGAACTCCTTTTTCTTT from the Listeria seeligeri serovar 1/2b str. SLCC3954 genome contains:
- a CDS encoding PTS sugar transporter subunit IIB → MKKVIVACGSGVATSQTVASKVERILKEKGVRATVEAVDIKSLDQHVRTSDVYVAITKANKEYDIPTLNGIAFLTGMGMEEETEKLINALK